The following coding sequences lie in one Dehalobacter sp. 12DCB1 genomic window:
- a CDS encoding anthranilate synthase component I → MNTSKKSYFTSGGLLIHSVTEEVDKSYREKIITGLNDVQGAYFCSSFEYPGRYTRWDIGFIHPPIEIRTFGRNIEITALDQKGLVLLEFIYDVLLREAYLETLAREQYKITGRVAVSQEFFPEEQRSRQKSVFSVVRSLLEAFYSDLDAFLGLYGSFGYDLIFQFESIDLKRPRDEAQADMVLFIPDEIFVIDHQKDDCFRTRYDFEFNGLSSLGRAKKNLSTAGKMPNHIQTTQKEVPNDTEGRYAEKVRIAKDYFKRGDLFEVVPSHTFYRACKIQPSEIFQNLKKINPSPYGFLIHLGDEHLIGSSPEMFVRVEGKRIETCPISGTIPRGRDAFEDAERIRQLLNSHKDESELTMCTDVDRNDKSRICVPGTVKVLGRRQIEMYSHLIHTVDHVEGILADGYDALDAFMTHMWAVTVTGAPKKAAVQWIEDHEESNRLWYGGAVGILSFDGRTNTGLTLRTIHLKDGTAGVRVGATLLYDSIPEEEEKETVVKAEALLKVLGDTNADITANTEELPTVCPLRQENTADPLQVPLQIPLQVLLVDHEDSFVHTLAGYFRKAGCQVVTMRHQLAREALKKERYDLVVLSPGPGKPSDFKLRETIGRCLDKGIPLFGVCLGLQGIVEYFDGKLGVLDVPVHGKQSALKISPGSVIFQNLANLRVGRYHSLFAEKVPPELEITAWTEDGVVMAVENKDKTILAVQFHPESIMSMEEDQGFRIITNILPKRGGACCA, encoded by the coding sequence ATGAATACTTCAAAAAAATCTTATTTCACCAGTGGCGGACTTCTGATTCATTCCGTAACGGAAGAGGTTGATAAGTCTTATCGTGAAAAAATTATTACGGGGTTGAATGATGTCCAAGGCGCTTATTTTTGCAGCAGTTTTGAATATCCTGGCAGGTATACCCGCTGGGACATCGGATTTATCCATCCTCCGATCGAGATTCGGACATTTGGCCGAAATATTGAAATAACGGCGTTGGATCAAAAAGGACTGGTCCTGCTGGAATTTATCTATGACGTTCTGCTGCGGGAAGCATACCTGGAAACACTGGCCCGCGAGCAGTACAAAATAACGGGCAGGGTTGCCGTCAGTCAGGAATTTTTTCCGGAAGAGCAAAGAAGCAGGCAAAAATCCGTTTTTTCTGTGGTCCGCAGCCTTCTGGAAGCGTTTTATTCAGATCTAGATGCTTTTCTGGGGCTCTATGGAAGCTTCGGTTATGATCTGATCTTTCAGTTTGAAAGCATCGACCTGAAAAGACCGCGGGATGAAGCGCAGGCCGATATGGTCTTGTTTATCCCTGATGAAATCTTTGTCATCGACCATCAGAAGGACGACTGTTTCCGCACCAGGTATGACTTTGAATTCAATGGCCTTTCCAGTCTTGGTCGGGCTAAAAAAAATCTGTCAACAGCTGGAAAAATGCCAAACCACATTCAGACGACGCAGAAGGAAGTACCAAACGATACCGAAGGACGATATGCGGAAAAAGTCCGGATAGCCAAAGATTATTTTAAACGCGGTGATTTATTTGAGGTCGTTCCGTCCCATACCTTTTACCGCGCTTGTAAAATCCAGCCATCAGAAATTTTTCAAAATTTAAAAAAGATTAATCCAAGTCCGTACGGCTTTCTGATTCATCTTGGCGATGAGCACCTGATTGGCTCCTCGCCGGAAATGTTTGTCAGAGTCGAAGGCAAGAGAATCGAGACCTGTCCGATCTCCGGTACAATTCCAAGAGGCCGGGACGCATTTGAAGATGCCGAAAGGATCCGTCAGCTGCTGAACTCGCACAAAGATGAGTCTGAACTTACGATGTGCACGGACGTTGACCGCAACGACAAATCAAGGATCTGTGTACCCGGTACGGTTAAGGTGCTGGGAAGGCGCCAGATTGAGATGTATTCGCATCTGATCCATACCGTGGATCATGTGGAGGGGATTCTGGCCGACGGCTATGACGCCCTGGATGCTTTCATGACGCATATGTGGGCCGTAACCGTGACGGGGGCTCCCAAAAAAGCCGCCGTCCAATGGATTGAAGACCATGAGGAATCCAATCGTCTGTGGTACGGCGGGGCAGTCGGCATCCTCAGTTTTGACGGCCGGACGAATACAGGACTCACGCTCAGAACCATCCACTTAAAAGACGGGACCGCCGGGGTCAGAGTCGGAGCGACGCTGCTGTATGATTCCATTCCTGAAGAGGAAGAAAAGGAAACGGTTGTAAAGGCCGAAGCCCTTCTCAAAGTATTGGGTGATACGAACGCCGATATCACAGCAAATACGGAAGAGCTGCCCACAGTCTGTCCACTGCGGCAAGAAAACACTGCTGATCCTTTGCAGGTACCTTTGCAGATACCTTTGCAGGTACTGCTCGTTGATCATGAAGATTCCTTTGTACACACACTGGCCGGTTATTTCCGTAAAGCCGGCTGCCAGGTGGTCACGATGCGGCACCAACTGGCCAGAGAAGCCTTAAAGAAAGAACGGTACGATTTGGTCGTACTGTCCCCGGGCCCGGGTAAACCGTCGGATTTTAAACTCCGGGAAACGATCGGGCGCTGTCTGGACAAAGGAATTCCTCTTTTTGGGGTATGCCTGGGATTGCAGGGAATTGTCGAATATTTTGACGGAAAGCTTGGCGTATTGGACGTACCAGTTCACGGCAAACAATCGGCATTAAAAATATCTCCGGGATCAGTAATCTTTCAAAATTTGGCCAATCTAAGAGTAGGCAGATACCATTCGCTGTTTGCCGAAAAAGTACCGCCGGAACTTGAGATTACGGCTTGGACTGAAGACGGCGTCGTGATGGCCGTCGAAAACAAAGACAAAACCATTCTGGCAGTCCAGTTCCACCCCGAATCCATCATGTCGATGGAGGAGGATCAAGGATTCCGGATTATCACCAACATTTTGCCTAAACGAGGAGGTGCCTGTTGTGCGTAA
- the asnB gene encoding asparagine synthase (glutamine-hydrolyzing) — translation MCGITGWLDWTRDLSESGPVIDKMVETLTPRGPDACGKWLYPEIALGHSRLAVVDIEGGKQPMTRWRGGWAYTITYNGELYNTEEIRQALSVKGYSFQGHSDTEVLLLSYLEWGVDCVQKLNGIFAFAIWDCRKKTLFLARDRMGVKPLFYYHKYPSFIFASELKALLAHPDIPAVIDHEGLAELLMIAPARTPGFGVIKNICELKPGYAMLVKYEGIRQWPYWQLESKPHTDDIRTTVHHVRELVIDAISRQLVSDVPLGTLLSGGLDSSIITAIAAKKYQAEGKTLPTFSIDYIANDKYFRANDYQPDPDAPWVHKMANCFHTDHHDLFLDTAEVVETLTDAAAARDLPGMADVDSSLLLFSRKIKESVTVGLSGECADEVFGGYPWFHRNDLKNADTFPWSTNLQARLQILSPEILRILAPLDYVRERYQEAVSEVPISGNAKENSDKRISYLTLTRFMPTLLDRKDRMTMACGLEVRVPFCDHRIVEYVWNIPWEMKYWQNREKGLLRTALEGILPEDVLWRRKSPYPKTHHPQFLEMVTGRLRTVLEDSASPLQDLVNKKQLQNLLANPSFDANQPWFGQLMDTPRLFAFLLQLDFWFKKYKISII, via the coding sequence TTGTGCGGAATTACAGGCTGGCTGGACTGGACACGGGACCTTTCCGAATCCGGCCCTGTCATTGATAAAATGGTTGAGACCCTTACTCCCCGCGGTCCTGACGCCTGCGGGAAATGGCTTTATCCCGAAATTGCTTTGGGCCACAGCAGACTGGCGGTTGTGGACATTGAAGGAGGCAAACAACCCATGACCCGCTGGCGCGGCGGCTGGGCCTATACGATTACTTATAACGGGGAACTCTATAACACAGAGGAAATCCGCCAGGCTCTCTCAGTGAAAGGATATTCCTTTCAAGGACATTCCGATACGGAAGTCCTGCTTCTGTCTTATCTGGAATGGGGCGTGGATTGTGTTCAGAAACTCAATGGTATTTTCGCGTTTGCAATCTGGGACTGCCGGAAAAAAACCCTTTTTTTGGCCCGGGACAGGATGGGCGTAAAACCGCTGTTTTATTATCACAAATACCCGTCGTTTATTTTCGCTTCAGAGCTGAAGGCTTTACTTGCCCATCCGGACATCCCCGCAGTCATCGACCACGAAGGACTCGCCGAACTTTTGATGATTGCCCCGGCCAGGACCCCCGGTTTTGGTGTGATTAAGAACATTTGTGAACTAAAACCGGGATACGCGATGCTTGTTAAGTATGAGGGAATCAGACAGTGGCCCTACTGGCAGCTCGAGAGTAAACCTCATACAGATGATATCCGGACAACGGTTCACCATGTCCGCGAGCTGGTCATCGATGCGATTTCCCGTCAGCTTGTCTCCGATGTTCCGCTCGGGACTTTATTGTCCGGAGGTCTGGATTCGAGTATCATCACGGCTATTGCTGCCAAGAAGTATCAGGCTGAAGGGAAAACCCTCCCTACATTCTCGATTGACTACATCGCCAACGACAAATATTTTCGAGCAAATGACTACCAGCCGGACCCGGATGCTCCTTGGGTGCATAAAATGGCCAATTGTTTCCATACCGACCACCATGATCTTTTCCTGGATACTGCAGAAGTGGTTGAGACCTTAACAGACGCTGCCGCAGCCAGGGATCTGCCCGGCATGGCCGATGTTGATTCTTCGCTGCTCCTGTTCAGCCGGAAAATCAAAGAATCTGTAACGGTCGGACTTTCCGGGGAATGCGCCGATGAAGTTTTTGGCGGATATCCATGGTTTCACCGGAATGATCTTAAAAACGCAGATACCTTTCCTTGGTCTACCAACCTTCAAGCCCGCCTCCAGATCCTATCCCCGGAAATTCTTCGGATCCTAGCACCTTTAGACTATGTAAGAGAGCGTTACCAGGAAGCTGTTTCAGAAGTCCCTATTTCGGGGAACGCCAAAGAAAATAGCGATAAACGGATCAGTTACCTGACTTTGACTCGCTTCATGCCCACTCTGCTTGACCGCAAAGACAGAATGACGATGGCCTGCGGCCTTGAAGTCCGCGTACCTTTCTGTGACCACCGGATTGTTGAATATGTCTGGAATATTCCGTGGGAAATGAAGTACTGGCAAAACCGCGAAAAAGGCCTTTTGCGGACCGCCCTGGAAGGCATCCTTCCTGAAGATGTTCTATGGCGGCGCAAAAGCCCCTACCCCAAAACCCATCATCCGCAATTCCTGGAAATGGTCACAGGCAGGCTCCGTACGGTTCTGGAAGACTCCGCCTCACCATTGCAAGATTTAGTGAATAAAAAACAGCTTCAGAACTTACTGGCCAACCCATCGTTCGACGCCAATCAACCGTGGTTCGGTCAGCTGATGGATACACCGAGACTTTTTGCCTTTTTGCTGCAGCTGGATTTCTGGTTTAAAAAATATAAGATTAGTATCATCTGA
- a CDS encoding ParM/StbA family protein: MFENDILVAGADPGFGAIKLDIGDTKILFPAVICNGNERIFSTLGRTELQKGSDIDKQIASLDVIVRNNSSGVERHYFMGSLAESLNPKEAHYCWDEDKSTDEEAMSLLIVGLALAQPYPKTNIYLGTGVPVKFYASLKDKYEAELKGSFSVSFLSGPFKGQTRSMNILRSRVLPQSYGVFIKETLTEDGKPTNPKLLGGYVVVIDPGFRTTDIATFYDGIMLDPPNSFSIEKGLQWAYAGVAEKLKEMTMNHTNPIETDDKELDKIFRVNKGLYPWNNGAIDLNPVMKKMLSQLAADISREIMKTLKPMAGRIHTVLVAGKVGEMVFEYLNLENKVLIDDPQFGNAAGFRIMAANLVNNLTRKVNVE, translated from the coding sequence GTGTTCGAAAACGACATACTGGTTGCCGGTGCAGATCCTGGTTTTGGCGCCATAAAGCTCGATATTGGCGATACGAAGATATTATTTCCTGCAGTTATCTGTAATGGTAATGAGAGAATTTTCTCAACCTTGGGCAGAACTGAGCTTCAAAAAGGGTCGGATATTGATAAACAAATCGCTTCTCTTGATGTCATTGTCAGAAATAATTCCAGCGGTGTCGAACGGCATTATTTTATGGGAAGCCTGGCTGAAAGTCTGAACCCCAAAGAAGCGCATTATTGTTGGGATGAAGATAAATCTACAGATGAAGAAGCGATGTCTCTGCTGATCGTTGGCTTAGCTTTAGCCCAGCCATACCCCAAAACGAACATCTATCTCGGAACCGGGGTGCCTGTCAAATTTTATGCTTCTCTGAAAGACAAATACGAGGCAGAATTAAAGGGTTCTTTTTCTGTCTCTTTTCTGTCCGGTCCATTCAAGGGACAAACGCGCAGTATGAACATTCTCCGTTCAAGAGTGCTGCCGCAAAGTTACGGTGTATTTATCAAGGAAACACTGACTGAAGACGGCAAACCGACCAATCCGAAGCTTTTGGGCGGTTATGTCGTAGTTATCGATCCTGGCTTCAGGACGACGGATATTGCCACATTTTACGATGGCATTATGCTTGATCCGCCGAATTCATTCAGCATCGAGAAGGGGCTGCAATGGGCGTATGCCGGCGTAGCTGAAAAGCTCAAAGAAATGACCATGAACCATACCAACCCGATCGAGACGGATGACAAGGAACTTGATAAAATTTTCAGAGTGAATAAAGGATTATATCCGTGGAACAACGGAGCCATAGACCTTAATCCTGTCATGAAAAAGATGCTGTCCCAGCTGGCCGCTGATATTTCCAGGGAGATTATGAAGACATTGAAACCGATGGCCGGCAGGATTCATACAGTTCTTGTCGCCGGGAAAGTCGGGGAAATGGTCTTTGAATATTTGAATTTGGAAAATAAGGTCTTGATTGATGATCCTCAGTTTGGGAATGCAGCAGGTTTCCGGATTATGGCCGCAAACCTGGTCAATAATCTTACCAGGAAAGTAAATGTTGAATAA